One genomic segment of Oscillospiraceae bacterium includes these proteins:
- the greA gene encoding transcription elongation factor GreA — protein sequence MEKQTVLTNEGLAKLNEELTLLKTVTRKEVAERLKIARGYGDLSENSEYDEAKNEQAKVEARILELETIITKAKVVSRSDIGSNAVGIGSHVLLLDTEYNEEMEVYLVGSSESDPDDNRISNESPIGEAILGGKVGETVEAVTPSGALKFKILKILE from the coding sequence ATGGAAAAACAAACTGTCCTCACCAACGAGGGACTGGCAAAACTCAACGAGGAACTCACCCTGCTCAAGACCGTCACCCGAAAGGAAGTTGCGGAGCGTCTGAAAATCGCCCGCGGCTACGGCGATCTCTCTGAAAACAGCGAATACGACGAAGCCAAAAACGAACAGGCCAAAGTCGAGGCGCGCATTCTCGAACTTGAGACCATCATCACTAAGGCCAAAGTGGTCAGCCGCAGCGATATCGGCAGCAATGCTGTCGGCATCGGTTCCCATGTTCTGCTGCTTGACACCGAATACAACGAAGAGATGGAAGTTTATCTGGTCGGCAGCAGCGAATCCGACCCTGACGACAACCGCATCTCCAACGAATCTCCGATCGGTGAAGCCATTTTGGGCGGTAAAGTCGGTGAGACCGTCGAGGCAGTCACCCCGTCGGGCGCTTTAAAATTTAAGATTCTGAAGATACTGGAATAA
- the lysS gene encoding lysine--tRNA ligase, translating to METGNENAVQPELSEILQIRRDKLAALQTAGNNPYEITVFDRKNTAAEIVENFDKFENQTVSVAGRMMSWRDMGKACFMDLQDGSGKIQLYIKIDEVGEETYAGMKNWDIGDILGVVGYAFRTRRGEISIHAQQVKLLSKSLLPLPEKFHGLTDTDLRYRQRYVDLIVNPEVRDTFYKRSKIISLIRKFLDAKGYLEVDTPVLHTLEIGAAARPFKTHHNTLDIDMYLRIETELYLKRLIVGGIDKVYEVGRIFRNEGMDTRHNPEFTSIELYEAYTDYHGMMDIVEELYIYLANEVCGTTELTYQGKEIHMGGPWPRVTMADAVKQYAGVDYYDWKSDEDAQAAANAKKVHFEKNACTKGDILAAFFEEFVEENLIQPTFIYDYPVAVSPLAKRKPSDPDFTERFEFFINASEMGNAFSELNDPIDQRARFEHQVAERRKQGANAQVDEDFLTALEYGMPPTGGLGFGLDRLVMLLTDSASIRDVLLFPTMKPEL from the coding sequence ATGGAAACAGGAAACGAAAACGCCGTACAGCCCGAGCTGTCCGAAATTCTTCAAATCCGCCGGGATAAGCTCGCAGCCCTCCAGACTGCAGGTAATAATCCCTATGAAATCACCGTCTTCGACCGCAAAAACACCGCCGCCGAAATCGTCGAAAATTTCGACAAATTCGAAAATCAAACCGTCAGCGTCGCCGGCAGAATGATGTCATGGCGCGACATGGGCAAGGCCTGCTTTATGGACCTGCAGGACGGCAGCGGCAAAATCCAGCTCTATATCAAGATCGACGAAGTCGGTGAAGAGACTTATGCGGGCATGAAGAACTGGGATATCGGCGATATCCTCGGTGTTGTCGGTTATGCGTTCCGCACCCGCCGCGGCGAGATCTCGATCCACGCCCAGCAGGTGAAATTGCTCTCCAAATCTCTGCTTCCGCTTCCCGAAAAATTCCACGGTTTGACCGACACCGATCTGCGTTACCGTCAGCGGTATGTCGATTTGATCGTCAACCCCGAAGTACGCGACACTTTTTATAAGCGCAGCAAAATCATCTCCCTAATCCGGAAATTCCTCGACGCCAAGGGTTATCTCGAAGTCGATACACCGGTGCTGCACACCCTCGAAATCGGCGCGGCGGCCCGTCCGTTCAAAACCCATCACAACACCCTCGACATCGATATGTATCTGCGCATTGAGACCGAATTGTACTTGAAGCGCCTGATCGTCGGCGGCATCGACAAGGTCTACGAAGTGGGCCGCATCTTCCGCAACGAGGGCATGGACACCCGCCACAACCCCGAATTCACCTCCATCGAACTCTACGAGGCCTACACCGATTATCACGGTATGATGGACATCGTCGAAGAGTTGTATATCTATTTGGCCAACGAGGTCTGCGGCACCACCGAACTGACCTATCAGGGCAAAGAGATTCATATGGGCGGCCCATGGCCGCGCGTCACGATGGCTGACGCGGTCAAACAGTATGCCGGCGTCGACTATTACGACTGGAAATCCGATGAGGACGCACAGGCCGCAGCAAATGCAAAAAAAGTGCATTTCGAAAAAAATGCCTGCACCAAGGGCGATATTTTGGCCGCTTTCTTCGAAGAATTCGTCGAAGAAAATCTGATTCAGCCCACTTTTATTTACGATTATCCGGTGGCTGTTTCACCGCTTGCAAAACGCAAACCGAGTGATCCCGATTTCACCGAACGTTTTGAATTTTTCATCAACGCCTCCGAGATGGGCAACGCCTTTTCGGAACTCAACGACCCCATCGACCAGCGCGCACGGTTCGAACATCAGGTCGCGGAACGCCGCAAGCAGGGTGCAAATGCCCAGGTCGATGAGGACTTTTTAACCGCATTGGAATACGGTATGCCGCCGACGGGCGGACTCGGCTTCGGTCTCGACCGCCTGGTGATGTTGCTGACCGACAGCGCGTCAATCCGGGATGTGCTGCTTTTCCCGACCATGAAACCGGAACTGTAA
- a CDS encoding PLP-dependent aminotransferase family protein, with translation MNYRLSENFKNLKPSAIREILKHTSGTDVIPFAAGNPSVEAFPVEDIRRIINEITKRPPATYLQYGISEGYTPLRDYLKADLTAKGLKSDSDDLMIVSGAQQGIDLSAQIFCDPGDVILCEDPSFIGSLNAFRSHGIKLVGIPMEDDGVDLAALETSMQKNPTAKLLYLIPNFQNPSGLSTSWEKRRKIYELAKKYGIIILEDNPYGDLRFAGEDIPSIKSLDREGLVIYCGSFSKLIAPGIRVGFVLANSDLISKLTVAKQASDVHTNLLAQILVHDFITGCDLSAHTKKMQALYRHKYTLMAHGLEENVPDSIKFTKPEGGLFVLGYLPERMDMMGVVKACIERKLAIVPGSAFSVDLEKPAHTIRLNFSTPSDEQITRGCEILGAVIKTI, from the coding sequence ATGAACTACCGCCTCAGTGAAAATTTCAAAAACCTCAAACCGTCGGCGATCCGGGAGATTTTAAAGCACACCTCCGGAACCGACGTCATTCCCTTTGCAGCCGGAAACCCGTCAGTCGAAGCCTTCCCGGTTGAGGACATCCGCCGTATTATCAACGAGATTACCAAACGGCCCCCCGCAACTTATCTGCAATACGGCATCAGCGAAGGATATACACCGCTGCGCGATTATCTCAAGGCCGACTTGACGGCAAAGGGATTGAAATCCGACTCCGACGACCTGATGATCGTATCCGGCGCCCAGCAGGGCATTGACCTCTCGGCACAGATTTTCTGCGATCCGGGCGACGTCATTCTCTGCGAGGATCCGTCCTTTATCGGCTCTCTGAACGCTTTCCGCTCTCACGGCATCAAACTCGTCGGCATTCCGATGGAAGACGACGGCGTTGATCTGGCCGCGCTGGAGACGTCCATGCAGAAAAATCCCACCGCCAAGCTGCTGTATTTGATCCCGAACTTTCAAAATCCGTCGGGCTTGTCGACCTCGTGGGAAAAGCGCCGTAAAATCTATGAACTGGCAAAGAAATACGGCATCATTATTCTTGAAGATAACCCCTACGGCGATCTGCGGTTTGCCGGTGAGGATATCCCGAGCATCAAATCGCTTGACCGCGAAGGGCTTGTGATCTATTGCGGTAGCTTCTCCAAGCTGATCGCACCCGGCATCCGCGTGGGATTCGTGCTGGCAAATTCCGATCTGATCTCCAAGCTGACCGTCGCCAAACAGGCCTCGGACGTGCATACCAATCTGCTTGCGCAGATTCTCGTGCACGACTTTATCACCGGCTGCGATCTGTCCGCTCACACTAAAAAAATGCAGGCGCTCTACCGCCACAAATACACATTGATGGCCCATGGTCTGGAGGAAAACGTCCCCGACAGCATCAAGTTCACCAAGCCCGAAGGCGGTTTGTTCGTACTGGGATATCTGCCGGAGCGCATGGATATGATGGGCGTTGTCAAGGCCTGTATCGAGCGCAAACTGGCCATTGTACCCGGTTCCGCATTCTCGGTCGACCTCGAGAAACCCGCCCATACGATCCGGCTCAACTTCTCGACGCCGTCCGATGAACAAATCACCCGCGGCTGTGAAATTCTCGGTGCCGTGATAAAGACAATCTAA
- a CDS encoding D-2-hydroxyacid dehydrogenase encodes MKIELFDKCTLTVGDMDFSPIEALGNVTFHDIVPPQDLAKTIGDADIALVNKAVLTEEVFTRCPNLKYVGIFATGYNNIDLEAAKRHGITVCNVPGYSTDSVTQHVFALLLQIAGSIGQYDKSVHNGDWVKSLAFSYFPYPIIEIRDKTFGIFGFGSIGKAVAKVADAFDMKVIICTRTKPENCPYELVSKEELFAHSDFLTIHSPLTPQTKELVNKDTLALMKPTAVLINTARGGVVNEQDLADALNDGKIAAAGLDVLTVEPMKADNPLLKAKNCVITPHTAWASKEARQRLIGMVAGNIKAFMDEKPINVVS; translated from the coding sequence ATGAAGATTGAACTGTTTGACAAATGCACGCTTACGGTCGGGGATATGGACTTTTCGCCCATCGAAGCTCTCGGCAACGTGACTTTTCACGACATCGTCCCGCCGCAGGATTTGGCCAAAACCATCGGGGATGCCGACATCGCTTTGGTCAACAAAGCGGTTTTGACCGAGGAGGTTTTTACGCGGTGTCCGAATTTAAAATACGTCGGCATTTTTGCCACGGGCTATAACAACATCGACCTTGAGGCCGCCAAGCGGCACGGGATCACGGTCTGCAACGTGCCGGGCTACTCGACCGACTCGGTCACGCAGCATGTGTTTGCGCTGTTATTGCAGATTGCGGGCAGTATCGGCCAATATGACAAATCGGTGCATAACGGCGACTGGGTCAAATCGCTGGCGTTTTCGTATTTCCCCTATCCGATCATTGAAATTCGAGATAAGACTTTCGGTATCTTCGGGTTCGGCAGCATCGGGAAAGCGGTCGCCAAAGTCGCCGACGCCTTCGACATGAAGGTGATTATCTGCACGCGTACGAAACCCGAGAACTGCCCGTATGAACTCGTGAGCAAAGAGGAGCTGTTTGCGCATTCCGACTTTCTGACAATTCACAGCCCGTTGACTCCGCAGACCAAAGAGCTGGTCAACAAGGATACGCTCGCGTTGATGAAGCCGACCGCCGTGCTTATCAACACTGCACGCGGCGGCGTTGTGAACGAGCAGGATCTGGCTGATGCGCTCAATGACGGAAAAATCGCGGCGGCGGGTCTTGACGTGCTGACCGTTGAGCCGATGAAAGCCGACAATCCGCTGCTCAAAGCTAAAAACTGTGTGATCACGCCGCACACCGCATGGGCTTCCAAGGAGGCGCGCCAGCGGTTAATCGGCATGGTCGCGGGCAATATCAAGGCGTTTATGGACGAGAAACCCATCAATGTCGTCAGTTGA
- the trpS gene encoding tryptophan--tRNA ligase: MENEAKKRIFSGIKPTGELHLGSYLGALKNWVALQDEYDCLYCIVDMHAITVRQDPATLRKRTLNLLAQYIACGLDPNKNIMFIQSHVPAHAELAWVLNCFTMVGELNRMTQYKDKAAKHKDNINAGLYDYPVLMASDILLYKADLVPVGDDQKQHVEICRDIAGRFNGVYGDVLTIPEPFIPKVGARIMSLSDPESKMSKSEEDPVGTIDLMDEPNIILSKFKKAVTDSETCVKYDPKNKKGVSNLMSIYSAATGKTFNEIEAEFEGKGYGVFKPAVGEAVVELLRPIREKATDLLSDKAYLESIYKDGAQKASALAARTLSKVYKKVGFVAK, translated from the coding sequence ATGGAAAACGAAGCAAAAAAACGTATTTTTTCGGGCATTAAACCGACCGGCGAACTGCATCTGGGCAGCTATTTGGGCGCGCTGAAAAACTGGGTCGCGCTACAGGATGAATATGACTGCCTGTATTGCATCGTCGATATGCACGCCATCACCGTCCGTCAGGATCCGGCGACGCTGCGCAAACGGACGCTGAACCTGTTGGCGCAGTATATCGCCTGTGGTCTTGACCCGAACAAAAACATCATGTTCATCCAAAGCCACGTTCCGGCGCACGCCGAACTGGCTTGGGTGTTGAATTGCTTCACCATGGTCGGCGAACTCAACCGCATGACCCAATACAAGGATAAAGCCGCCAAACACAAGGACAACATCAACGCCGGCCTGTATGACTATCCGGTGCTGATGGCGTCCGATATTCTGCTTTATAAAGCCGATCTCGTTCCGGTCGGCGACGACCAGAAACAACACGTCGAGATCTGCCGCGACATCGCAGGCCGCTTTAACGGCGTCTACGGCGACGTTTTGACAATTCCCGAACCGTTCATCCCCAAGGTCGGCGCACGCATCATGAGCTTGTCCGACCCCGAGAGCAAAATGAGCAAATCCGAAGAGGATCCCGTCGGCACCATCGACCTGATGGACGAGCCCAATATCATTCTTTCAAAATTCAAAAAAGCGGTCACCGACAGCGAGACCTGCGTCAAATACGATCCCAAAAACAAAAAAGGCGTTTCCAATCTGATGAGTATTTACAGTGCCGCAACCGGCAAGACCTTTAACGAGATTGAAGCCGAATTCGAAGGCAAGGGCTACGGCGTGTTCAAACCGGCGGTCGGCGAAGCGGTCGTCGAATTGCTGCGCCCAATCCGTGAAAAAGCGACAGATCTGCTGTCCGACAAGGCCTATCTCGAGAGCATCTACAAAGACGGCGCGCAAAAGGCCTCCGCACTTGCCGCCCGCACTCTCTCCAAGGTCTACAAAAAAGTCGGCTTCGTCGCAAAGTGA